The genome window AGTTCCAGAGTTTGATGGTTTGGTCGTCATTGCCACTGGCTAAAACGGTCGCGCGATCGCGCGCCGGGATGGGACTGAATGCAACTGACCAAATGCGATTGGTATAGCCTTGGAGGGTTTTGCGGCATTGACCTGTCAGCGCATTCCAGAATTTGACGGTGTGGTCGCCGCTACCGGATGCCAGGGTTTTTCCATCGGGACTGAATGCGACCGAACGCACCCAATTGAGGTGTCCTCGCAGGATTTGGCGACACTTTCCGGTTTGTACGTCCCAGAGTTTGATGGTTTTGTCGTCGCTGCCGGATGCGAGGGTTTTGCCATCGGGACTGAACGCCACCGAACGCACCCAGTTTTCGTGTCCCTCCAAGGTTTGGTTGCATTCTCCCGTTTGAGGGTTCCAGAGTTTCACCGCGCGATCGCTGCTACCACTGGCGAGGGTTTTGCCATCGGAACTGAATGCAACTGACCAAACGGGTTTTTGATGCCCTGTAAGGGTTTGCGCGCATTTCCCGGTTTGCACGTCCCAGAGTTTGATGGTTTTGTCGTCGCTGCCAGATGCGAGGGTTTTTCCATCGGGACTGAACGCCACCGAACGCACCCAATTTTCGTGTCCTTTTAGGGTTTGGCTGCATTCTCCCGTTGCTAAATCCCATAATTTAACGGTTTGGTCTTCTAAGCCACTGGCGAGGGTTTTGCCGTCGGGACTGAATGCCACCGTCCAAATCTGACTGTGGTGTTCTTGTAGGATTTGCAAGCATTCTCCGGTTTGAGCGTCCCAAAGTCGAATGCTGCCGTCTTCGCTGCCGGATGCGAGGGTTTTGCCGTCGGGACTGAATGCCACCGACCACACCCAACGGGTATGTCCTTGACAGGTGAGCAATTTTTTCCCGTCCGTTGCTTGCCATAATAATATTTCGCCGTTGACATCTCCGGTAGCTAAGTGTTTGCCATCGGAACTAAAGGTGAGGCTGAGGGGGATACCAAGGGTTTCGGTAAAGGCGGCTTTGTCGAGGTCGGTTTGGGAGAAATTGCAGTTGTGTAGGTTAATTTCTTGTAGGTCTGCTTGCCAAAGCGCGATCGCGGAAAAGTCATAACCTCGGAGATCGATAGGAAGTTGGCGCAGGAGATTGAAGCAATTTCCACCTGCGTATCCGGGTTCTGAGGGCAATTCTCGACGCAGTTTGGAGAGCATTCTTTGCAGTTGCGCGGCAATGCGATCTTCATGAATTAAGGAAGCGCGCAAATGATTGAGAATGGGTTGGAGAATTTGGCGAATTTGAATGTTGCGGATGTAGTCTTTTCCTTGGGCTTTCAGGAGTGCGTAGCAATTGAAAAGGGCGATTTGCTCTTGGAGAATTTCTTGCGCGATCTGCTCGATTAAACGGTCGGTAACGTATTCCATCACAACGGGTTGTTGGGTGTAGCGACCGAATTGGGCTTCAATTAATGACCGCCAGCATAAGGATTCTAAGGCTTCTAGGAGATGGGCGGTGGGGATAGATGGAACGAGATCCCCAGCGAGTTCGGTAATGGTCGTTCCCTCTCGATTAATGGCAAGCCAATACATGAGGGTTTGTTCGAGGTCGCAAAGGCGATTAAACTGGCGATCGAGCAAGCGACGGATGCTATTGAAGACAGCAATTTCCTGCTGGAGAAAGGCTTTGATGTTGCCGCCAAAGAGGTCTTGAATTGAGGTGGAAACGATTTTGAGGGCGAGGGGACTGCACCCGTAGCGGTCGCAGAGTTCCTGTTTCTCCTGGTTCGACCCCGATAGTCCCTGAGCTTCAATGAGAGCGCGTGCGGCTTCTGAGGAGCCGTGGAGGGGCAAACAGCGAACGAAAGAATCAATCCCTTCGAGGGCGCTAATTTCCGAAGGTTTTTCTCGCGAGGTGAGGATCAAACAGCTTTGGTGAGGGGTTTCGCCGATCGCGCGAAAGAGTTCGCCGTAGTTCTCATAACCGGGTCGATAGTAACCCGCGCGATCGCGCGCCTGTAAAATTGTTTCTACATTGTCCAAAATCAACAAGCAACGAGACTTGCGCAACCAATGCAACACGCGATCGCTCTTGAAATTGGTTTCCTGTTGATTCGATAAAAACGGGACGATTTCTTCTAAGAGATCCGTCAGGAGTGGGGCATTGCGCAGGGATTTCCAAATCACTCCCTCAAACTCTCCTTGAATCTGTTGTGCCAATTTAACAGACAGAGAAGTTTTGCCAATTCCCCCCATTCCCAGGAAAACAACCAACCGACAGCGTTCTGCTGCAACCCACTGCTGCAAAGTCTTCAACTCTTCAGTCCGCCCGAAAAATTGGCTGACATCTACTGCTTCTCCCCAATCCGTTCGGGTTTTGGAATTCGGGATGGGTGAATTTTGAGAAATACGCGAGGGTTTATCCTTTTTTCGCTCTAAAGCAGCCCGAAAGTTTGTTTTGCTGACATTTTCGCCTAACGCTTGGGATAACAATTTCCAAAGTTTGGGACCCACATCGCGGGTCAAATAGCTAACAGAATAGCCCGATCCTTTGGCAATTTGCGGGTAGGTTTGATTGTGCCACGATCCTTTGATAATGGCTGTTTCTACATCACTAAGCTGTCTGCCGCAGTACTTGAGTACCGCAACATTCGCCACTTCTAGCGCTCGTTCGACCTTCATCCCCTGAGAATCCCGACTCTTAGGGAAATTCTACCTGAGATTATCTGAGAAAATCTGACTCTTTGGAAAGACATCAGATTCTATCGCATTCAGCCATCAGTAGTCAGCCAAAACCCTTCTATTTCTTACTTGTCGCTTTGTGAAATGCTCTAATCTCAATGCGTAGTGCTATTTCTCTCCCCTTCTCCGTGTCTTCCTCTCCCCGCGTCACCCCGTCTCCCCGTCACCCCGTCTCCCCTGATTCTGCCGTTTCGACTCCACTTGCTTCAACGCCTGTTCGGGAGACTGACGGCGGCGACGATACCAGGTTGCAACGCCCACTAAAATTCCCGTTAAGGCTAAGGCAATGAGTAGGGGGACAACATCTCCTTTTTTTAAATCTTGAACGCTGGCACCGATCATCACAAAGGGTAAAATTCCCGGAACCGTCCCTAAAAGCGTTCCAATTAAATAATCGCGAACGCGAATGGAGGTTAACCCTGCCGCAAAGTTCACAATGCCGTAGGGAATCAGGGGAAGCAGGCGAATTGCAAACATATAAAATAAACCGCCTTGACGCATTTCTGCATCGATGGCTTCCCAACGTCCGGCTAATTTGTTTGCGACCCATTCCCGTCCAATGGTTCGGGTGAATGCAAAAGCAACCATTGCTGCAATTATTGCCGCCACCGTCGTCCAAAGTGTCCCTTCTACCACGCCAAAAACCGCCCCCCCACTCAGATTCAAAGGGGTTGAAGGCAAGATGAGGAGCGTACCAATCGTGTAGAGAATAATGTAAATAATCGGTGCCCAAATTCCCGCTTGGGTCAGCCAAAGCTCGATCTGTTCGCGATCGAATCTACCAATCAGATAAATTCCTGCAACTGTGACAACAATGCAATAGATCAGCAGGAGAAGGGTACTGCTTTTGGCTTTCACAAAATTTCTCCGAGTCGGCAATTTCTTTTTAATTATCCTGCTCTGGGGGAAATTTTAGGGGATTGAATTGAAGAAGCGCGATCGCGGACGCGATCGCGCAAAATTATGATTTACGCTTAATATGTATTAGAAGCTAAAACCCTTACTCTGCGGTAATTTCTTCTTACTCTTCCCTGTTCCCTGTCTTGCCGAGCGTTCCCAAGTCCGCGTCATTTGACGGGGCGTACAGGGTTTCGAGGTTTCCTCGAAACACAGCCCCTCAGTTTTCCTCAAATGCTTGTGCCGGACGTTTGCGCCTTGTCGGCGGCGCGGGGTCTCGGCGCTATTCCCTTATCCTAGCAAGAGCTTCAGATCATTCACATTAGGCGTGATTTGATTTTCTGGGTTTCTACTCTTCTTCAGGATTCCCTTTCCCATTCAAATTCGCACTAGCACTCTCTTCTGGCACTACAACAGCGTAGAGTTTATCTCGCACTTTTTGTTCCACTTCTGCGGCAACTTGAGGATTTTCTTCCAGGTACTTCACAGCGTTATCGCGCCCTTGAGAAATGTTTTCGCCGTTATAGCTATACCAAGCGCCTTTACGATTGACAATGCCGTGTTGCTCGGCTAAATCCAACATACAGCCCACTTGAGAAATGCCTTGTCCAAAAATGATATCAAACTCGGCAATGCGAAACGGCGCTGCTACTTTATTTTTGGCAACTTTCACTTTTGCTCGAATGCCGTATTCCCCTTCCGTGCCTCTTTTTAGGGTTTGAATGCGGCGAATATCCAAGCGCACGGAGGCATAAAACTTCAGGGCATTTCCGCCCGTCGTCACTTCAGGACTGCCGTAGGTTACGCCAATTTTATGCCGCAATTGGTTGAGAAAAATCACCGTAGATTCAGATTTTCCAATATTTCCGGCAATTTTGCGCAACGCTTTACTCATCAGTCGCGCCTGCGCCCCTACTTGATGATCGCCCATTTCCCCTTCAATTTCCGCGCGGGGTACAAGGGCTGCAACGGAGTCAATAACCACAATATCAACTGCGGCTGAACGAACCAGTTGATCGACAATTTCTAATGCCGCTTCTCCAGTATCCGGTTGGGCAACCAACAAGTTGTCGATGTCCACGCCTAAAGCTTTAGAGTAGGTGGGATCGAGGGCGTGTTCTGCATCCACAAATGCTGCAACTCCACCGTTTTTTTGCACTTCCGCGATCGCGTGCAGGGCAAGTGTGGTTTTTCCCGAACTCTCCGGCCCGTAAATTTCAATCACCCGTCCTTTCGGCAATCCCCCGCCCAGCGCTAAATCCAGCGTCATTGCACCGCTAGAAATTGTCTCGACTCGCATCCGAGTTGCGTCCCCCAGACGCATAATCGAACCTTTCCCAAAGTTGCGCTCGATCTGATTGAGAACCACTTTGAGTGCTTTTTCTTTATCTGGATTTTTAGTAATAGTAGCCATTAACGCCTCAAGAACTGCCGATATGAGCTGGATTTTAACCTGTTCTTTCCCTAAAGTCTGGGAAACTTTATGTAGTACAAAAGTACCTAGTTCATTGTAACTCGTTTCCTCTGAAGACTCCCCTTAAGTGTATAAATTTTTCATGAAAAATCCGCAAGCGCCTTGTAAGCATTTAGCATTCAGCTTCCCCAACTGATGACTCTCCAGAAACTTCCTCCCAGAAGCCCAGTTTCTCACTTTCTTTGTCGGCGTAGGTTTGTCCCATCTGCCTTGCCGTCAGGCGCTGTTGACTGACAAGATGCGGGACATCGCCTAGAGGTCATTGAATCGGTTCTCAATCCCACCACCAATCTCCTGGAAGAACGGACGGTGCGCTACGAGTACGATGATTTGTATCGCCTAATTTCCGAGGAAGTGGTTGGGGGAGATACCACCACCTACACCTACGATGACGTGGGGAACCGACTGTCGAAGACGGTTAATGGGACGATAACCAACACCTATACCTATGACGACAACGACCTTCTGAAAGTTGAGATTGCTGGTGGAGATACCATTGAGTACAAGTACGACAAGAATGGCAATCTCACCGAACGCAAGGAAAATGATGTCGTAACTGCCACTTACGTTTGGGACGACCAAAATCGCATGGTGCAGGCGCAAACCGATGCGGGGACTGTGACATACAAATACGATGACGACAATATTCGCGTCAGCGAGACGGTTGGCGGAACCACTAAAAGTTACGTTCTCGATAAGAATCGACCCTACGCTCAGGTTCTGGCGGAGTATGAGGATGGGAACCTGGATGCCAGTTATACCTATGGTCTGGATTTAATCGAGCAGGAACGCGATGGAAATGAGTCGTACTACTCTGTTGATGGTTTGGGGAGTACGCGAGGGTTAACCGATGAGAATGGGACGGTTACGGATACCTATACCTATGATGCTTATGGCGAAGGGGTTTCAGAGGTTGGGGATACGGAGAATGATTACCGTTTTGCTGGGGAGCAGTTTGATGGGACGCTGGGGCAGTATTATTTACGGCAGCGCTATTACGATCCTAGTTCGGGACGGTTTACAAGACGCGATACTTATGAGGGGAATAATTTAGATCCGGTTTCGCTCCATAAGTATATTTATGCGAATGCTGACCCGGTTAATGGTATCGATCCTAGTGGTTTTGCAACACTTGCTGAAATTAACGCGAGTAGTTCTATCTCTGAACAATTGGATGCAGTTAATACAGCTAGTGTTACAACAACGACCCAAACGGTATCTACAAATTTACTCAAATCTGGAGCCCTAGCACCAGAAACAATTCAAGCAATGGTTAGTAAGGGACTCCTAACTCGTAGTTCTCCTGCTGTTCAGAAAGTAATTCAAGCTACTATTCAAGCCTCTGATGATGTTCTAATACGGGCATGGACGAACGGAGCTAAAGGCGCTCAGCAGCACTTTTTCCAAAGGATGATTAGCCAACCAAGTCGGTTTGTCGAAGTAGCACGGCGTTTAGGTCAACCGGCATTTAAATATAGTGCAGAAGGCTTTAAAAAATTTACTACCCTAGCTCAAGAACTGGCTAAAACACCAGTAGGACGCTCTTCATTTGGACAGGTTTTTCGGAAAAATGGAACAACTTTTGTTAGAACTAAGATAGTTAATGGTAATTCAACTCTATTAGGACATCTTGATGAAGGAGTTCAAATTGTTACCAAGGGAGGAAAATTAAAAACCTTCCGAGATGCTTCAGGTCAAGTCTTGAAATCACTTTGATGAGTTTTTCTTATTTTGAGGATTATTTTTATGTTTGAAGATTGGTACACTGACTACTTAAGAATGATTTACCCACGTTCACCAAAAGAAGAAATTGAATATAATTGTCGCAAATATCATGGAAAAGAACTTATTGCCTTGGCAATTTCTGTTTTCAATGAATTAAAAGAAGAAATCGAACAACTACAAAAAAGAAATGAAAAAACAGAAAAGAAAACTAACACAGGGACTTTTTTGAATTTAATTGGTCTGCTGGGAGACATAAAGACACTTCATGAATACGAAGACGAATTTAATGAATGTTTTTTGATCAAAGATATTTTTGGGGATTTTGAAAAATTGACAAAAAAGAATCAAGAAGAATCTCTACTTTTGTTTGAAAGGCAAAGTAGAGATTCAATAAAAAAATATGTAAAAGAA of Lusitaniella coriacea LEGE 07157 contains these proteins:
- a CDS encoding RHS repeat domain-containing protein is translated as MRYEYDDLYRLISEEVVGGDTTTYTYDDVGNRLSKTVNGTITNTYTYDDNDLLKVEIAGGDTIEYKYDKNGNLTERKENDVVTATYVWDDQNRMVQAQTDAGTVTYKYDDDNIRVSETVGGTTKSYVLDKNRPYAQVLAEYEDGNLDASYTYGLDLIEQERDGNESYYSVDGLGSTRGLTDENGTVTDTYTYDAYGEGVSEVGDTENDYRFAGEQFDGTLGQYYLRQRYYDPSSGRFTRRDTYEGNNLDPVSLHKYIYANADPVNGIDPSGFATLAEINASSSISEQLDAVNTASVTTTTQTVSTNLLKSGALAPETIQAMVSKGLLTRSSPAVQKVIQATIQASDDVLIRAWTNGAKGAQQHFFQRMISQPSRFVEVARRLGQPAFKYSAEGFKKFTTLAQELAKTPVGRSSFGQVFRKNGTTFVRTKIVNGNSTLLGHLDEGVQIVTKGGKLKTFRDASGQVLKSL
- a CDS encoding WD40 domain-containing protein; its protein translation is MKVERALEVANVAVLKYCGRQLSDVETAIIKGSWHNQTYPQIAKGSGYSVSYLTRDVGPKLWKLLSQALGENVSKTNFRAALERKKDKPSRISQNSPIPNSKTRTDWGEAVDVSQFFGRTEELKTLQQWVAAERCRLVVFLGMGGIGKTSLSVKLAQQIQGEFEGVIWKSLRNAPLLTDLLEEIVPFLSNQQETNFKSDRVLHWLRKSRCLLILDNVETILQARDRAGYYRPGYENYGELFRAIGETPHQSCLILTSREKPSEISALEGIDSFVRCLPLHGSSEAARALIEAQGLSGSNQEKQELCDRYGCSPLALKIVSTSIQDLFGGNIKAFLQQEIAVFNSIRRLLDRQFNRLCDLEQTLMYWLAINREGTTITELAGDLVPSIPTAHLLEALESLCWRSLIEAQFGRYTQQPVVMEYVTDRLIEQIAQEILQEQIALFNCYALLKAQGKDYIRNIQIRQILQPILNHLRASLIHEDRIAAQLQRMLSKLRRELPSEPGYAGGNCFNLLRQLPIDLRGYDFSAIALWQADLQEINLHNCNFSQTDLDKAAFTETLGIPLSLTFSSDGKHLATGDVNGEILLWQATDGKKLLTCQGHTRWVWSVAFSPDGKTLASGSEDGSIRLWDAQTGECLQILQEHHSQIWTVAFSPDGKTLASGLEDQTVKLWDLATGECSQTLKGHENWVRSVAFSPDGKTLASGSDDKTIKLWDVQTGKCAQTLTGHQKPVWSVAFSSDGKTLASGSSDRAVKLWNPQTGECNQTLEGHENWVRSVAFSPDGKTLASGSDDKTIKLWDVQTGKCRQILRGHLNWVRSVAFSPDGKTLASGSGDHTVKFWNALTGQCRKTLQGYTNRIWSVAFSPIPARDRATVLASGNDDQTIKLWNLNSLQCAQSLKGHQNVVCAVAWSPDARLLASASSDRTIKLWDTHTHQCRQTLQGHHSRVWSIAFSPTRPLLVSGSEDRTVKLWDISTGQCRKTLQGHLNWVCAVAFSPDGKTLASASYDQTVKLWNIDTIECNHTLEGHENWVWTVAFSPDGKTLASGSGDHCIKLWDIATGQCLQTLKGHASRVWSVAFSPDGKTLASGSSDRAVKLWDIQTGECCQTLQGHQNLVWSVAFSPDGKTLASGSQDETIKLWDIETGQCLKTLQAERPYEGMNIAGIRGLTEAQRMTLKALGAVEI
- the recA gene encoding recombinase RecA produces the protein MATITKNPDKEKALKVVLNQIERNFGKGSIMRLGDATRMRVETISSGAMTLDLALGGGLPKGRVIEIYGPESSGKTTLALHAIAEVQKNGGVAAFVDAEHALDPTYSKALGVDIDNLLVAQPDTGEAALEIVDQLVRSAAVDIVVIDSVAALVPRAEIEGEMGDHQVGAQARLMSKALRKIAGNIGKSESTVIFLNQLRHKIGVTYGSPEVTTGGNALKFYASVRLDIRRIQTLKRGTEGEYGIRAKVKVAKNKVAAPFRIAEFDIIFGQGISQVGCMLDLAEQHGIVNRKGAWYSYNGENISQGRDNAVKYLEENPQVAAEVEQKVRDKLYAVVVPEESASANLNGKGNPEEE
- a CDS encoding TVP38/TMEM64 family protein, translated to MKAKSSTLLLLIYCIVVTVAGIYLIGRFDREQIELWLTQAGIWAPIIYIILYTIGTLLILPSTPLNLSGGAVFGVVEGTLWTTVAAIIAAMVAFAFTRTIGREWVANKLAGRWEAIDAEMRQGGLFYMFAIRLLPLIPYGIVNFAAGLTSIRVRDYLIGTLLGTVPGILPFVMIGASVQDLKKGDVVPLLIALALTGILVGVATWYRRRRQSPEQALKQVESKRQNQGRRGDGETG